In the genome of Impatiens glandulifera chromosome 6, dImpGla2.1, whole genome shotgun sequence, the window AAAGCGACAAGATATAAGTGGTTAGTGCATAGATCaagagtaaaaataatttgacttttttttgtTAGTGAGGCTTATTTTGTGCATGATCTTTAGTTTAATGTCAGTGACAACAACCAAGTTGTGGTTAGAGTTTTTGATTTCATCTATAGAAGAAGttttttgttttccatttttgttgttatttttgtttttgttttattttgttgaaaacctttttgaaataattatttgaaataaatattaaaaaatatatatattttttaaatctaaaatttataaaaataaaataaaagatgttagaatactaatttttgaaatatagaagatttgataatatttttttatgataatattctaaaatatcataGATAAATAGTATTTAATTACAACCAAtgactcaattttatttttctatcccTTCACTttacaagaaaaagaaatatacCAACCCTCAaccatataaaaatatacacaCATATAAGATAATCATTATTCATCCTAAGTTTTTACCCCAAAAAAACTCCAACTTCTCTTAggaaaaaataaacaatgagCACCGAGACCAATTCCAGCGCCAGAATCATTATCAGACCATGCGGAGCCTATAGATACTTACGAAAGAAATGTCTCAACAATTGCATATTCGCACCTTACATTGATTCTGATCAAGGAACCGCCAATTTCGCGTCGATTCATAAGAAATTTGGAGCAAGCAACGTTACACAACTTCTAACGAATATTCCGATCGACAGACGACCCGAGGCAGTTAGCACTTTAAATTATGAAGCTAATTCTCGTTTCCAAGATGCTATTTATGGTTGTGTATCTCAAATCTTTGGTCTCCAAAATCAGGTACTTatgtatttaaatatcaatagTAACATTATTTAACATGAGTTAATTAATCGCatcaatttataaacaaatcaGAACAATAGTTAGATCAAatcttctaaaaataattgGGTGTAATTATATGGTGACcttatatgtatgtttggtcTTATGAAATAATTGATTTGCTTAATAActttgtaaaaattaatttagattacTTATTTTCTTATCAACGTCATTAACGCTGTGAAGGGTATATATCTACCTTATTTGTGATTTTGACTTAACTTTTAGttaatattataagaaattgATTTTATATGATTTGTTTATCTCATAGACGTAACTAcataaatacattattaataaaagaaaagttttcacaaaataaacgtttcaaaaataaaaattgacgtcaggacaaataatcaaatattatattagattaaggTAATATCCAAATTTAGCAATGATAATATAACttatcttatatattattattattattattattattattattattattattattatatatcttgtTTGTTctcttaattcattttattggaaattttaattttaacaagcAATGATATTAGGTAGAAATTCTTGTTAATTGGTatgctttttattttatttaaaattttaattttttaatcatgtTAATGATCTTATATGTATATAGGTGATCAATCTTCAACGAGAGAATGCGTGGTTGCAAGCCCAAGTAGCCAGGCAACCGCCACCTCAGCAGCCACCTCAGCAACCGCCACAGTCTTCTCTGTCCATGCCAGACTACCCATTGGTTGGCGGCGCCACCTATGACATGGCACCTCTCTTTGAGTTTGATCCTAATATTGTATCATGTCATCAGCAGGATTCATGGGCAGCCAATCAGCAGCAGTTCCATGATCAGAACCCATTCACCGGAGCTCTGGTGGAGGGCAGCGGTGGGGAAGAGTTTGCTGGGAGTCACTGATGAGGAATCAACGTGGAAGGAAAAGATCTGCCCCAAGCATGCCACCTGGCATTAATTGAATCACTTTTTACTTTTTCGTACTTTGTTTATTGAATAACCCTACTAAGAAAATTCTatcctttatttattatttatctaaatttggaaatttaatatattttaattcttctatgccatttataaattaaaacttggtgtttttaaaaattgtatctatatattttgaagCTTTGTTCCTTCCTTTGGCAATGGTAGATTCCATCCTTACCTTTGGAGAGCCCTAGGTTCATCAATGCTCATTCATTGGTAATTTAGAACAATGACTTTTGAATAGTTCGTGTGTCTTTGGAATTGGTGACCTATAAGCATTCAAATGAATTCAAACAATCCAAATGTGTTATACACCCAATTAGAACTTGAAAacatataaattgattttttattcaaCTATACCAACCAGTCTTTTTCACGATTTTTGTTTACTAAGAAGGTTTGTTTAAAATTGGTACTATGctagtatattttttatttttattttttttagttgttaaaaaaaatcgtttaaaacatgttaaaatatgATAAGGTAGAATATCCaaactttttttcaaatatacttgtttcttttattttttgtttagtaaggtttgtttgaaattagttttaaatatgttaaatattaattattagatataGTAAGCAATAAAAATCaacactccaatttataatattaaaataattattttgaattattttaaaataaaaaattaaaataattaacctcataaccaaaaactaatttaaaatagttaattataattaattaatgtgttaattaattaaattaattcatggttaaggacaaaataaaaaaaaatcaaattatttgagataGATGTTATACtcatattatatcaaaataatttaaaaaaaattaaaggacaaaaataaataatttagatggAATTTCGTATCCAATTCacctaaaagaattatttatttaaatcctaaaaatattaaaaataaataaaataaattgataattaaaatattttctatatttattttaatattttgtgtatttgaaaatattaaaattaaagtcaaaagggtgaaagaaaacacaatttcaaacaaacctttaaggttttaaaataaaaataaatgtgtgaTCTTATGTGGCCGAAACCAAGAAAAATGGTTGCAGCGCATTAGTACCATCGGATCAGCGTTGAATTTTCGT includes:
- the LOC124943485 gene encoding LOB domain-containing protein 30-like, encoding MSTETNSSARIIIRPCGAYRYLRKKCLNNCIFAPYIDSDQGTANFASIHKKFGASNVTQLLTNIPIDRRPEAVSTLNYEANSRFQDAIYGCVSQIFGLQNQVINLQRENAWLQAQVARQPPPQQPPQQPPQSSLSMPDYPLVGGATYDMAPLFEFDPNIVSCHQQDSWAANQQQFHDQNPFTGALVEGSGGEEFAGSH